ATGCTTTTGATATGATCGAGTTTGTTACCGGATTGAAAGTGAAGAAAGTACTTTCAGATCTGAATTATGTATATGAGGATAATCAAATGGATGTTGACGGTACCGTTTTGATCCGATTTTCTGAAAATGTGAAAGGGGTTATCCGTGCTAGCCAGATCGCTACCGGGGAAGAGAATAGCTTTGTCGTAAAGATTTACGGTCAGAAAGCAGGGTTAAAATGGAATCAGGAAAACCCGAATTACGTGGAGTTCCTTCAAGAGGGGAAAGCCCTTAAGATCCTGAAACCCGGGCATGCCTACAACAGTCCGTTGTCTCTGGACGGGACAAAGCTTCCGCCGGGCCATCCTGAAGGAATTTTTGATGCCATGGGAAATATTTACAAAGGAGTAGCCAGAGCCATAAAAGGAGAACCTTATGATGAGGCGGAGTATCCAACTTTGGAGGAAGGCATGAGAGGTATGAATTTTATAGAACAAACTGTAGCGTCTCATTTGGATGGAAATGTCTGGAAAGAGCTTGATTGAGTATTCAAAAAATAAAATTATTGCATGAAGAATGTTGTCATATTTCTGGGTTTAATTGTTTTGATGTTTTCCTGTAAGGACAAGAAAGAATCAGACGTTGGGACCGGAACCAATTCATCGGGTACTGAAATTGAAGAGGCCTCGGAATATGACCAAGGAGGGTGGGTTGAGCTTTTTGATGGTAAGACCTTTAATGGCTGGCATACTTATTTGTCGGACAGTATTTCAGATCAATGGAAAATTGAAGACGGCGTCATGTATTATGAACCTGATCCCGAAAAGAATCAGGGAATGAACAATCTTGTAACGGACAAAAAATTTGAAAGTTTTGAATTGTCCCTGGAATGGAAGATCTCGGTGGATGGAAACAGCGGAGTTTTTTATGGGGTGCTTGAAGATGAAAAATACGTTGTCCCCTATATGACCGCACCTGAAATACAGATTAGAGATTATACGAATATTCCTGAGTTTTCTGATCATAAACAGATGTCAGGAGCCA
This DNA window, taken from Lutimonas zeaxanthinifaciens, encodes the following:
- a CDS encoding 3-keto-disaccharide hydrolase, whose translation is MKNVVIFLGLIVLMFSCKDKKESDVGTGTNSSGTEIEEASEYDQGGWVELFDGKTFNGWHTYLSDSISDQWKIEDGVMYYEPDPEKNQGMNNLVTDKKFESFELSLEWKISVDGNSGVFYGVLEDEKYVVPYMTAPEIQIRDYTNIPEFSDHKQMSGAIFGIVGPENDVSRKAGEWNRFLIRIDHKKNEGSVVLNGKEIISYPVNGVEWESLVENSKFKGWEGFGIRRSGNIGLQDHAYGVWFRNIRIREL